A window of the Abditibacteriota bacterium genome harbors these coding sequences:
- a CDS encoding alpha-mannosidase: MKPKALLPVNDQIFGKLEQIEKRYNDLRYEIICGIDLEYCQFFDRHYRRAPEDASYAKALPGMKWGGNWITAWFRGTVSIPRDADRVFVKAANGGECLFVVNGRYMGVFDSNHPVVMAAENVRKGDLLAIEIEAYSGHYDPGVHPTDRMTVPEDGCRTYEGAELLTERRDVSEFVFDFMTLRLLLKAMDPDSLRRNVILRDLIKVYNTVDMYPGETGEASWRPKLKEADKILKELLAAKNGTTSPFMGITGHSHMDTAWLWPLRETWRKCARTYSNVINLMDRYPEFTFIQSSPCHTEKIREYYPSLFEEIKKQVAAGRYEPNGAMWVEPDCNIPSGEALARQLLVGQYSTREMFGYTSDTLWLPDVFGYSAALPQLLRLAEVRFFLTTKLGWNDTTRHPYDTFVWEGIDGSTVLTHFNTIHSWPSPDHFIGSWKWLQHKTNQDRRFIAYGFGDGGGGVMPEMIEVARRCRDLEGCPRAEHTSVSAFMQSIEERSEPLPWWNGELYLEAHRGTQTAGSELKKANRRAEFVMRDAEILSAAALVARQEPYPGNELLGLWKMLLTNQFHDIIPGDGIREVVEEGLRDYETVICQGSHLRDKALDRLTEPCPGAVTLFNTLSWERSGEVSLPAGVYPAGALCQDITDPDGTARTAALVGALPPMAAVTAPLAEEPPQAASPFRVTGSTIETPFAVAELAEDGSLRSLVDKASDREVTCGRLNRFYIGEDVPEIWDNWNIDKDQKNKMAPAVRLTEREIIADGPLQLVVRSRYALSESSSMVQDTVFHSSTCRIDFKTLIDWHDKHTLLKASFDLDVLADFSRSEIQYGFAERPTHTNRPDDAARFEVCCHKWADLSETGFGCAVINDSKYGLSIEERNISLTLIKSGTHPDPTGDEGVHSFSYALLPHDGGFGVRQVTRPAYEFNLAPLTAMGRTAPKADSLISLDRDNIIAEAVKQSEDGSGITVRLWEAEKTGTKVRAAFGFDFAAISEVNLLEEKPRPVRTEGRTAFLTFRPFEIKTLKITF, translated from the coding sequence ATGAAACCAAAAGCCCTGCTGCCTGTCAATGACCAGATCTTTGGCAAGCTGGAGCAGATAGAAAAGCGCTACAACGACCTGCGCTATGAAATAATATGCGGCATCGACCTGGAATACTGCCAGTTTTTTGACCGCCATTACCGCAGAGCCCCGGAGGACGCCTCCTACGCCAAGGCTCTGCCGGGCATGAAATGGGGCGGCAACTGGATCACCGCATGGTTCAGAGGGACCGTCAGCATCCCCCGGGACGCGGACCGGGTGTTCGTAAAGGCCGCCAACGGCGGAGAATGCCTGTTCGTAGTCAACGGGCGGTATATGGGAGTCTTTGACTCAAACCACCCCGTGGTGATGGCTGCCGAAAACGTGAGAAAGGGAGACCTGCTGGCCATAGAGATAGAGGCCTACTCCGGCCATTACGATCCGGGAGTCCACCCCACGGACCGGATGACCGTTCCCGAAGACGGCTGCAGGACCTATGAGGGAGCGGAGCTCCTGACAGAGAGAAGAGACGTGTCGGAGTTCGTCTTTGATTTTATGACCCTGAGGCTCCTGCTCAAGGCCATGGACCCGGATTCCCTGAGGCGCAACGTGATACTGAGAGACCTGATCAAGGTCTACAACACGGTGGACATGTATCCCGGCGAGACCGGTGAAGCCTCCTGGCGCCCCAAGCTCAAGGAGGCAGACAAGATACTGAAGGAGCTGCTGGCAGCCAAAAACGGCACTACCTCCCCCTTTATGGGCATCACCGGACATTCCCACATGGACACGGCCTGGCTGTGGCCCCTGAGAGAGACCTGGCGAAAGTGCGCCCGCACCTATTCCAACGTCATCAATCTGATGGACCGTTATCCGGAATTCACCTTCATCCAATCCTCGCCCTGCCACACGGAAAAGATCAGGGAATACTACCCGTCCCTGTTTGAAGAGATCAAAAAACAGGTGGCCGCCGGACGCTACGAGCCCAACGGCGCCATGTGGGTGGAGCCCGACTGCAATATCCCCTCCGGCGAAGCCCTGGCCCGGCAGCTTTTGGTGGGGCAATACTCCACCCGGGAAATGTTTGGCTATACCTCCGACACCCTGTGGCTGCCGGACGTATTCGGCTACTCGGCCGCCCTGCCCCAGCTGCTGCGTCTGGCAGAGGTCCGCTTTTTCCTGACCACCAAGCTGGGCTGGAACGACACCACCCGCCACCCCTATGACACCTTTGTGTGGGAAGGCATCGACGGAAGCACTGTGCTCACCCATTTCAACACCATACACAGCTGGCCCTCCCCGGACCACTTCATCGGCAGCTGGAAATGGCTGCAGCACAAGACCAATCAGGACCGGCGGTTCATAGCCTACGGCTTCGGAGACGGCGGAGGCGGCGTGATGCCTGAAATGATCGAGGTGGCCCGCCGCTGCCGGGACCTGGAGGGCTGCCCCCGGGCGGAGCACACGTCGGTCAGCGCTTTTATGCAGTCCATAGAGGAGCGCTCCGAACCCCTCCCCTGGTGGAACGGCGAGCTGTATCTGGAAGCCCATCGGGGCACCCAGACCGCAGGCAGCGAGCTGAAAAAGGCCAACAGGCGGGCCGAGTTCGTCATGAGAGACGCCGAGATACTCTCCGCGGCGGCCCTTGTGGCCCGGCAGGAGCCATATCCCGGCAATGAGCTGCTGGGGCTCTGGAAAATGCTCCTCACCAACCAGTTTCACGACATCATACCCGGCGACGGCATCCGGGAGGTGGTGGAAGAAGGCCTCAGGGACTATGAGACCGTCATCTGCCAGGGCTCTCATCTGAGGGACAAGGCCCTCGACCGCCTGACAGAGCCCTGCCCCGGCGCCGTCACCCTGTTCAACACTCTGTCCTGGGAGAGAAGCGGCGAGGTGAGCCTGCCCGCCGGCGTGTATCCTGCGGGCGCCCTGTGCCAGGATATCACGGACCCTGACGGGACTGCCCGGACGGCGGCCCTTGTGGGGGCGCTGCCCCCTATGGCCGCGGTCACGGCGCCTCTCGCAGAGGAGCCGCCGCAGGCAGCGTCGCCCTTCAGGGTGACAGGCAGCACCATAGAGACCCCCTTCGCCGTAGCGGAGCTGGCAGAGGACGGCTCTCTTAGGAGCCTGGTGGACAAGGCCTCCGACAGAGAGGTGACCTGCGGCAGACTCAACAGATTTTATATAGGCGAAGACGTTCCCGAGATATGGGACAACTGGAACATAGACAAAGACCAGAAAAACAAGATGGCCCCTGCCGTCAGGCTGACGGAGCGGGAGATCATTGCCGACGGGCCCCTGCAGCTCGTAGTCAGGAGCCGCTACGCCCTGTCGGAAAGCTCCTCCATGGTCCAGGACACCGTGTTTCACAGCTCCACTTGCCGGATAGATTTCAAGACCCTGATAGACTGGCACGACAAGCACACCCTGCTGAAGGCCTCCTTTGATCTGGACGTGCTGGCAGACTTCAGCCGCAGCGAGATACAGTACGGCTTTGCCGAAAGGCCCACCCACACCAACAGGCCCGACGATGCGGCCCGCTTTGAGGTGTGCTGCCACAAGTGGGCGGACCTCAGCGAGACCGGCTTTGGCTGCGCCGTCATAAACGACAGCAAATACGGCCTGAGCATCGAGGAAAGGAACATATCCCTTACTCTCATCAAATCCGGCACCCATCCAGACCCCACCGGCGACGAAGGTGTCCACAGCTTTTCCTACGCCCTGCTGCCTCATGACGGAGGCTTCGGCGTCAGGCAGGTGACCCGGCCGGCCTATGAATTCAATCTGGCCCCCCTGACGGCAATGGGCCGGACCGCCCCAAAGGCGGACAGTCTCATAAGCCTGGACAGGGACAACATCATAGCCGAAGCCGTCAAGCAGTCGGAGGATGGCAGCGGGATAACTGTAAGGCTCTGGGAGGCGGAAAAGACCGGGACAAAGGTCCGGGCGGCGTTTGGCTTTGACTTTGCCGCCATCAGCGAAGTGAACCTGCTGGAGGAAAAGCCCCGGCCGGTCAGGACCGAAGGCAGGACGGCTTTTCTGACCTTCCGTCCCTTTGAGATCAAGACACTGAAGATCACCTTTTAG